A region of Arabidopsis thaliana chromosome 5, partial sequence DNA encodes the following proteins:
- a CDS encoding uncharacterized protein (unknown protein; CONTAINS InterPro DOMAIN/s: Uncharacterised protein family UPF0546 (InterPro:IPR018908); Has 1807 Blast hits to 1807 proteins in 277 species: Archae - 0; Bacteria - 0; Metazoa - 736; Fungi - 347; Plants - 385; Viruses - 0; Other Eukaryotes - 339 (source: NCBI BLink).) — protein MKEDMDKMVAVGLVWGATNALIRRGALAWDKTKSSSTTESHSPPLQIRRKIMIALRDWINLLLFWQYSIPFLINLSASATFFALLSHAPISLAVPVTNATTFAATAAFGILLGEETQIGLALLGTSFIVFGIWLCVL, from the coding sequence ATGAAGGAAGACATGGATAAGATGGTGGCGGTAGGGCTCGTATGGGGAGCCACCAATGCTCTGATCCGTCGTGGCGCTCTTGCCTGGGATAAAACAAAGTCTTCTTCGACAACAGAATCTcattctcctcctcttcagATCCGCCGCAAAATCATGATTGCTCTCCGCGACTGGATcaatctcctcctcttctgGCAATACTCAATTCCTTTCCTCATAAACCTCTCCGCCTCCGCCACATTCTTCGCCCTTCTCAGTCACGCTCCCATCTCTCTTGCCGTTCCGGTGACTAACGCCACAACCTTTGCCGCAACCGCCGCTTTTGGGATCCTTTTAGGGGAAGAAACTCAAATCGGACTTGCTTTGTTAGGTACGAGCTTTATTGTATTTGGAATTTGGCTTTGTGTTCTGTGA
- a CDS encoding glyoxal oxidase-related protein (glyoxal oxidase-related protein; FUNCTIONS IN: molecular_function unknown; INVOLVED IN: biological_process unknown; LOCATED IN: endomembrane system; EXPRESSED IN: 10 plant structures; EXPRESSED DURING: L mature pollen stage, M germinated pollen stage, 4 anthesis, C globular stage, petal differentiation and expansion stage; CONTAINS InterPro DOMAIN/s: Galactose oxidase/kelch, beta-propeller (InterPro:IPR011043), Galactose oxidase, beta-propeller (InterPro:IPR015916), Immunoglobulin-like fold (InterPro:IPR013783), Immunoglobulin E-set (InterPro:IPR014756), Glyoxal oxidase, N-terminal (InterPro:IPR009880), Domain of unknown function DUF1929 (InterPro:IPR015202); BEST Arabidopsis thaliana protein match is: glyoxal oxidase-related protein (TAIR:AT1G67290.1); Has 1807 Blast hits to 1807 proteins in 277 species: Archae - 0; Bacteria - 0; Metazoa - 736; Fungi - 347; Plants - 385; Viruses - 0; Other Eukaryotes - 339 (source: NCBI BLink).) yields the protein MKASTRVIWTISVLMLAAVSEAIFPLPFLPFLPGFNNGFRDNEAVKVAKPQPAGAVGGKAARRQRGGGLDAQTTWGGKWELFLENSGVSGMHAILMPVINKVQYYDATIWRISKIKLPPGVPCHVVDAKTNKVDCWAHSILMDVNTGALKPLGLSTDTWCSSGGLTVNGTLVSTGGYGGGANTARYLSSCENCKWEEYPQALAAKRWYSTQATLPDGKFFVIGGRDALNYEYIPEEGQNNRKLFDSLLLRQTDDPEENNLYPFVWLNTDGNLFIFANNRSILLSPKTNQVIKEFPQLPGGARNYPGSGSSALLPIQLYVKNPKVIPAEVLVCGGSKQDAYYKAGKKIYEPALQDCARIRINSAKPRWKTEMMPTPRIMSDTVILPNGDILLVNGAKRGCSGWGYGKDPAFAPLLYKPHAARGKRFRQLKPTTIPRMYHSSAIILPDGKVLVGGSNTNDGYKYNVEFPTELRVEKFSPPYLDPALANIRPKIVTTGTPKQVKYGQFFNVKVDLKEKGATKGNLKVTMLAPAFTTHSISMNMRMLILGVNNVKPAGAGYDIQAVAPPNGNIAPPGYYLIFAIYKGVPSTGEWIQVV from the exons atgaaaGCCTCAACAAGAGTCATATGGACAATATCTGTCCTTATGCTCGCTGCTGTGTCCGAGGCCATCTTCCCTCTACCGTTTCTACCGTTCCTCCCTGGGTTCAACAACGGCTTTAGGGACAATGAGGCTGTCAAGGTTGCGAAACCACAGCCTGCAGGAGCAGTTGGTGGAAAAGCCGCAAGAAGGCAGCGTGGCGGCGGTTTAGACGCTCAGACAACCTGGGGTGGTAAGTGGGAGCTCTTCTTGGAAAACTCGGGTGTGTCAGGGATGCATGCGATCCTTATGCCAGTTATCAACAAGGTCCAGTACTATGACGCCACCATTTGGAGAATTTCAAAGATTAAGTTGCCTCCAGGCGTACCATGCCATGTCGTGGACGCTAAGACTAACAAGGTCGATTGTTGGGCTCATTCGATTCTCATGGATGTCAACACCGGCGCCCTTAAGCCTCTAGGG CTTTCCACCGATACATGGTGCTCATCCGGAGGTCTGACCGTAAATGGTACATTGGTGAGCACTGGAGGATACGGAGGAGGAGCCAACACCGCGAGGTACCTATCCAGCTGTGAAAACTGCAAGTGGGAAGAATACCCTCAGGCATTGGCCGCGAAGAGATGGTACTCAACGCAAGCAACTCTCCCTGACGGAAAGTTCTTCGTGATTGGTGGAAGAGACGCCTTGAACTACGAATACATTCCTGAGGAGGGACAAAACAACAGGAAGCTCTTTGACTCATTGCTCCTCAGGCAAACAGACGACCCGGAAGAAAACAACCTTTACCCTTTCGTCTGGCTTAACACCGACGGTAACCTCTTCATTTTCGCTAACAACCGATCCATCCTTCTAAGCCCCAAAACAAACCAAGTCATCAAGGAGTTCCCTCAGCTCCCAGGTGGTGCCCGTAACTACCCGGGATCAGGTTCTTCCGCACTCCTCCCCATCCAACTTTACGTGAAAAACCCCAAGGTCATCCCAGCCGAGGTTCTCGTCTGTGGTGGTTCCAAACAAGACGCGTATTACAAGGCTGGTAAAAAAATATACGAACCAGCACTACAAGACTGCGCCAGGATAAGGATCAACAGCGCAAAGCCACGATGGAAGACGGAGATGATGCCAACCCCACGAATCATGAGTGATACTGTCATCCTCCCTAACGGAGACATCCTTCTAGTCAACGGAGCTAAACGTGGTTGTTCAGGCTGGGGATATGGTAAAGACCCTGCCTTTGCTCCCCTCTTGTACAAGCCCCATGCTGCACGTGGCAAGCGTTTCAGACAGCTCAAGCCCACCACCATCCCACGTATGTACCACTCCAGCGCCATCATTCTTCCAGACGGTAAGGTTCTTGTCGGTGGCAGCAACACCAACGACGGTTACAAGTACAACGTTGAGTTCCCAACGGAGCTTCGCGTTGAGAAATTCTCCCCACCTTACCTCGACCCGGCTCTAGCCAACATAAGGCCAAAGATCGTCACCACCGGCACCCCAAAACAGGTCAAATACGGACAATTCTTCAACGTGAAGGTCGACCTTAAAGAAAAGGGAGCAACCAAGGGAAATCTCAAGGTTACCATGTTAGCCCCTGCCTTCACAACACACAGTATCTCAATGAACATGAGGATGCTCATCTTGGGTGTCAATAATGTCAAACCTGCTGGTGCCGGTTACGATATCCAGGCCGTTGCACCACCAAATGGAAACATCGCTCCACCGGGTTACTATCTTATCTTTGCCATCTACAAAGGTGTTCCCAGCACTGGAGAATGGATTCAGGTCGTCTAA
- a CDS encoding DUF538 family protein (Protein of unknown function, DUF538) (Protein of unknown function, DUF538; FUNCTIONS IN: molecular_function unknown; INVOLVED IN: biological_process unknown; LOCATED IN: endomembrane system; EXPRESSED IN: 22 plant structures; EXPRESSED DURING: 13 growth stages; CONTAINS InterPro DOMAIN/s: Protein of unknown function DUF538 (InterPro:IPR007493); BEST Arabidopsis thaliana protein match is: Protein of unknown function, DUF538 (TAIR:AT4G02360.1); Has 1807 Blast hits to 1807 proteins in 277 species: Archae - 0; Bacteria - 0; Metazoa - 736; Fungi - 347; Plants - 385; Viruses - 0; Other Eukaryotes - 339 (source: NCBI BLink).), producing the protein MKISLFLLSILILLPISLQDPTPEVKKPTRAHAELTNHGFPIGLLPLSVKDYFLNQTSGDFSLFLNGACKITLPPDNYIATYSNKVTGRISQGKIAELQGIRVRAFFKSWSITGIRSSGDNLVFEVAGITAKYPSKNFDESLDCEGKRSSS; encoded by the coding sequence atgaagatttctctcttcctcctctctaTCCTCATTCTCTTACCCATCTCCCTACAAGATCCTACTCCTGAAGTCAAGAAACCAACTCGTGCACACGCAGAGCTCACGAATCATGGATTCCCAATTGGACTCCTACCTTTATCTGTCAAAGATTACTTCCTCAACCAAACCTCCGGCgacttctctcttttcctcaACGGAGCATGCAAAATCACGCTTCCACCTGATAACTACATCGCTACTTATTCTAACAAAGTAACGGGTCGGATCTCTCAGGGTAAGATCGCGGAGCTCCAAGGGATTCGGGTTCGGGCGTTTTTCAAGTCGTGGTCTATTACTGGGATTCGATCTTCTGGAGATAATCTTGTCTTTGAGGTTGCTGGGATAACTGCTAAATACCCTTCGAAGAATTTCGATGAGAGTCTTGATTGTGAAGGGAaacgatcttcttcttga